From the genome of Manis pentadactyla isolate mManPen7 chromosome 18, mManPen7.hap1, whole genome shotgun sequence, one region includes:
- the LOC118935910 gene encoding olfactory receptor 4C16-like — protein sequence MQLNNNITEFILLGLTQDPVRKKIVFVTFLLFYWGILVGNLLIITTIKTSQALGSPMYFFLFYLSLSDTCFSTSVAPRIIVDALLKKTTISFNECIVQVFSFHFFGSLEIFILILMAADRYVAICKPLHYVTVMSGRVCSVLVAMAWVGSCVHSLAQIFLALSLPFCGPNVIDHYFCDLQPLLKLACTDTYTVNLFLVSNSGAICTVSFVMLVFSYVIILHSLRNHSAEGRRKALSTCIPHITVVILFFGPCIFIYTHPPTTFPKDKMIAVFYTIGTHLLNPLTYTLRNAEVRNVMRKL from the coding sequence ATGCAGCTGAACAACAATATAACTGAGTTTATTCTGCTTGGGTTGACCCAGGATCCTGTTAGGAAGAAAATAGTGTTTGTCACTTTCTTGCTTTTCTATTGGGGAATATTAGTAGGTAACTTGCTGATCATCACGACCATCAAGACAAGCCAGGCACTTGGGAGTCCAATGtacttcttccttttctactTATCATTATCTGATACCTGCTTCTCTACCTCCGTTGCCCCCAGAATAATTGTGGATGCCCTTTTGAAGAAGACCACTATCTCTTTCAATGAATGCATAGTCCAAgtcttttcattccatttttttgGCAGCCTGGAGATCTTCATCCTGATCCTCATGGCTgctgaccgctatgtggccatctgtaagcCCCTGCACTATGTGACCGTCATGAGTGGGCGGGTCTGCAGTGTGTTGGTGGCTATGGCCTGGGTGGGGTCCTGTGTGCATTCTTTAGCTCAGATATTTCTGGCCTTGAGTTTACCTTTCTGTGGTCCCAATGTGATTGATCACTATTTCTGTGACTTGCAGCCCTTGTTGAAACTTGCCTGTACAGACACTTACACGGTCAATCTCTTCTTGGTGTCCAACAGTGGAGCCATCTGTACAGTGAGCTTTGTCATGCTGGTGTTCTCCTATGTTATCATCTTGCATTCTCTGAGGAACCACAGTGCTGAAGGGAGGAGAAAAGCTCTCTCCACCTGCATCCCCCACATCACTGTGGTCATCTTGTTCTTCGGTCCTtgcatatttatatacacacaccctCCAACCACCTTCCCCAAAGACAAGATGATAGCTGTGTTTTATACAATTGGAACACACTTGCTCAACCCTCTGACTTATACACTGAGGAATGCAGAAGTGAGAAATGTCATGAGGAAATTATGA